GCAAATAAGATGAATAAAAGCATTTGAAAATGATCAAATAAACACCGGTtacaatatttttcttcagagaagttataattaaaataccaTATCTATGTAAAGTTATCGAGAGTTTGTAAGTAACTTTAGAAAATTAAGCAATCCCATTTCGAAGGACAGTCCATGACTCATTTCTCAATTTGACCGAAAAATTATAAAAGTGATGGATAAAGTTTGATAAGAAAAATCCTCATCCAACATTCCTCTCACTATTTAATTCAAGAACCAATCAGTGGCTTGTAATTGTCATTCTAAAATAGAAGAAAGATCATTCAGTATGTTTTATCCAATGCATGTTTTATCCAATACCAGTATCCAATGCAAACATTAAGGACATAAAAAAATGACACTGAATCCCACACCTTTGCTTTCGGAGCGAGACGAGCCATGAGAGCTGCAGCAGCATTACCAGCATTGTTCTCCTCTATGAAACTGATGGTTGAATTGATGACAAGAAAAGTGATAATACCAACAAAGTCTTGCCAGTCAGGAGGCTTACCCTGTACAATAATAATAAGAGCAAATACAAAATAATCAAACTCAGATTGAGTTCACCTAAACTTAGCAAAAAGTCGAGTTAATTCAAGAGTTTGATACACCTCCATTGCTAATAACAAGTTTTAGAAGCTAGTAAGCACACTTACCCCTCCATTGGCAAGAGCAATTGCCATTATAGCAGCAACCTCCATAACCCAAGAAAGGAGATACTGGATCTATTTCTACAGCATCAATACTTTCATCAAGAATTCCAGGTTCAGTTTTCACTTCCACCTATTAAGAGAAAGGAGATATGAAACAAAAGATTAGAAAAACGTTATTTCAGTGAAAATGCAATCACTTGATATGGGCagcaaaattaaaattatgaactATACTTTGTAATATTGGACTAGGATATAGAATAGAATGAAGTAAGTATTCAAAACGTACCTCACTCTGATTTTTGCTACTATAACGAAGGTCCAGTTGATCTTTCATGTTTTCTCTCATTTTTCAAAGTAGATGGGTTTTTTTTGGTACTACAATATGGAATCGTATTCTTCACCGCAGAATTCtgtgaaataaaaatgaaaacaaattaaTAGACATCTCATCACAATGCAACAATGCCATGAGTTattattagagaaaaataaaaaaacaagccATGAGCATTGTAATATTAACCCTCTATAAGCAAGATATAATCACAAACAGTTACAATGCATAGCCCTGAAAAGAAGAATCTAACCTGCAGTAACAGTTTCACTGCTTGAAAATCTAACTAGATGCAAGGTTTgagatacatattaaaatattaaattatcaccATGAAAAATGAAGGGCCTCATTTGTACCTGTTAATAGTATCCCAATGGAGATGACCATGATGATGCCTGATAGTTTAAAGCTTGGTGTCTCCAACCTTCCAACATATATTTACATTTAAATGTTAGGTAAGATTATAATGTGTATTATAATGCTATATACATGAAAGTATATATATAGCTGAGAGCGTTTTTATCTGAAGTACGTCACTTGAGATCTCTCAAGAATAATATTTGCTTTCCATAATACTCCCACAAATTTTCTTGGAGCAGCTccttaagatttaattttttcttttctcaaataatcacATAATTTACAGAGGTAATTACAAGAAATTCACCTGAAAGCAAATGCAAACAGAAGTAGAAAAATTGGAGCAGCAGATTTACACTGAAAAGAGCAAAGGAATGCAATTAAGGTCCGGAAGGATGATTACTTCCattaaaacaggaaaataaactcaAAATGACATTTATCTCAATTaacatgaaaagaaaataaatcctACTTACCATTGTAGCAAATGTGACAGAGATAAAAACTAGAGATGCATTGCTCAGGTTAACATCCATTGCTGTTCCAATAGCAGTTGGTACAACTGTAAAAGGCAAATTCCATCTGTGGCATTAGTTGATAGAAAGGTTAATATTATAATGGCAGAAATTTGCCAAAAAAAAGTGCGCTTTCAGGTGAAAGATGAGAGGAAGTAAAATTAATAGAAGTGTCACTTGACTCACTTCCAACCATCCTTTGCTAAGAAGCATGATTTTAGATACAACTTCTGGAATACAGGACAGATATAGGTACAAAATGAAAGTACAGCTACAAAGTATAAGGGATGATGAAAGACAATAATCAAAACAGTGCAAATTTTAGTTAGACTGCAATGATCAAGTCTTGACACTGCCAATAGATTGCAATTTACTTGAAGTGAACATTTTTAGAACCAATGTATGCTAAAGAACCATAAGTTTGTTTGTCAATATGAAATATGGATGAGACAAGTCTAGTCTCCATTAAATGGATTGGTACAAAGATGAATACCTAACAGGTTTGTTATTCTTGACAGAACTACATGTTTGTTCCTTGTAAATATAGAAAAGTATTCCATGTAACACTTCCTACGATGCTGATCCAATTTTGATAAAGCAACGGCACTAGAGCAAAGTTAGCCCCCAAGAATTTCACCTGTTCCTATCCTCTGGTGTACAATGTTTTGGAAGATATTCACAAATCGCAAGCTGATATAAATAGAACCAGAGATCCCAAATATTGTGCTAAGTGGAGCTTATATCATGTAATTACTTCACTTTTTTCAATGCCTCAAAGTTCAAAATAGTCAAATGCAACGTTCATGTGTAGATAGGTCCTTGTTCTCTCAATTTGTCAAATTTTATAGTTAGAAAAAGGGGGGAAAAAGTTAAAGAAGATAAATGAAAGAACCTAGTTTAATCTCATATCTTAAAAACTACAACTTTGGACCTCAGAATCAATGGCAAATTTATGAGAGAGGGGTTTCTATAAACTTGCTCTGCAAATCCTAGAACACTTAAgaattaaataatcctaaaatatTTCAGCTTCTTGTTCTTTAACTGATACCTCTATTTTCAAATGAATATAATATATCAAACactgaattttaaaaagaaaaaagaaaatgaataaatataaaaattattaagagGAGAAAGGGATATAGAGATATACCCTCCAACGCTTGAGTCGTTGAACGGAAGCATCTTTTGTTCTGACAATATCAAAGGGATTGGAGGAGGAGCCTCCATCGTCGATGTCACCGGAGCTCCGAGGAGCTTCTATGTCGTCCTTTCCATAACTCATGCTTCTTCCAATAACTGTCGCATGAGAGATCACACTGTAAATGTTACTCTCTATCGTATTCGTTCATAGTggcattatcattatcattattctcCATCAACCATCACTTCAATTGCAATTAgcaaattaaatcaatttaacGGTGAGTAATGAAATAACGAACAGTAGTGAGCattgacaattaaattaactAGTCTTCATTGACTTACCAGTAAAATTAGAGAAGAGTAGGTTTTAACAGTGATAGTGATAGCAACATTGTCTTAATCTGTGGTACGATCTTCTTCCTTATCTTCGTCGATTGCTCTTCAACCATTCAAACAAACAAGAAACGACGAGCTTAATTAACAAAGCGTTTAAATCTcgcatttaattttaaaagagagATACTTTTCTAATGTAATTGGTTTTCTGAGGAATCACGGGTGGAAGTTGTAGATTCAAGGAAAGTATCCACCACGCTAAGAATATATTCCACTCTTTCTTTATTATTGTAATAGCAGTTATCATGCAAATTGAAATGAGTTTAAAATGAAGATGTAAATTAAAGGATACAATAAGAAATATCCATCAGGCCTAAAAAAAGTAACTCTCTGACTACCATTGAGTATGACTTTGACATCGACACTTTTTCAGGAATTATATAGTCTTTTGTTCCTAAATCTACAAACAAATTTATGCACACCATTAACAAGAAATGGATGCAAGGAATGGATGCACACAAAAGAATGGATGCACACCACAATGAACTCTAgcaaaaccttgctgaattcCACTCAATTAACATTATCAGATACACTCTAAAGTTTAttgaacaaaatataaaaaatttgccaATTCAAATGCAATGGTTATTCACATCAGTCACCATCCAACAATTAGATTTTGAATTAACTaaaaagtaagaaaataaaaatcagagtgacaaaaaaagaaaaacaaagcatACTGCTGGGGATTTTCACTCGACCATAGATGATGTAACCTTCAGCGGACCTGAAAAAAaacaaattaggattaaaatcGATCCACATAACATAATTCTAAACCAGAGAGAACAAAcggaaaattagggttaagggacGAAAATTAGGGTTAAGAAAAACAGGGAAGGGacagggttagggttagggataATGAAATCGGAACAGAATCACAATGGAAGGATTAGGGCTAGGGACAAGAAGGAGGCGGAGGCCTACCTGAACTAACAGCGATGAGAGAAGACGATGACAAACCTTCGGCGAGGAGAGAAGAAGCAGTGCGAGAGCAGCGGCGGAGGGAGCTCGTAAGACAAGAGCACGGCTGAGAGAGCTCGTGTGACGACGAAAAGAGCAAACGCATTGAGAGCGGCGGTGGAAGGAGCTCGTGCGACGTGAGCCACGGCGGCGGCAGTGACGGCAACAGCGGAGGACGTCACATCTTCAATGGAGCTtcagtggagagagagagagagaaggcatGGGAGTAATTCACgtgaaaaaaaatgaactgaaGTATTCGGGAGTAAAGACTCATCTCCTTATTCTAATATATTTCCGACggaaaatttaaattacagacggattttttgtctgtaataatttaataaaatacagcgttttgtctatttaattacagacggattttccgtctgtaactaTTTCTcactgaaaaaaattaattttttcgacggaattatcgacggattctcttttccgtctataatttatgctaatccatttttttgttttccaacaaaaaatccctctaaaattttctctgtatttcagtgggataaaatccgtcggaaatatccgtctgtaataactagttttctagtagtgtacGTTTCTTACTTATGTTATATTATTTCGTAGTTGTAAAGGTTAGGTTCATTGGTTTAAATGAATGAATTTTAGATGTGTGCaggaattaatttaaaagatGGGATATTATTTTGGATGTGTTACAAGTCAATCTAGTTagctttgaaaaaaaatttaactactaTAATCAAGTGTAATTTATGCACAATAAATGAACAATTAATAAATTCGACACACTCTACAAACAAgcaaaaacactatatatagaatAACCAATTACATTGTATAAATTACTTACCTGATTAGTAGTCGTAGTAATAACTCTACATTAAGAACTTAAAGACGATACTTCAAATTTATTCCTATTACACATtccaaaatttataatattacacATACAAAATTATATGTTTACACAACCTAAATCACAAGCTTGCACACCAAATAACTAATAGTCAACAAAAATCaccaataaaaacaaattaattcttAACACAAGTATGAGAATAGAACAACCAGACAGCAGTAAAATTCACATAATATTTTCTTGCAAATAACTAAAACTCACGTAAACAGATCCAAAACTCCGTGAAAAACATAAACACTTCCAAAATACAGAAATTGtacatacaaaaataatttaacattgcaATATATATGAGAATCTCTTCAAGCCATTTTAatctatttttaattacaaagaaaaaatattatacaaaataataagaaaaacaaTAGTGTTAGAGAATGCGCAAAGAAAAACTCTATGAACAAAGACCCATACAAACTTTAGGTATGTTTTCGGCGCGGATGAACGGCAACACTGATGCGAACGAACGGTGACGAGGAGGAGGAAGGCAGTGACGAATGAGGGTCGAGGAAGAGGAAGACAACGTTGTGGATGAGCGCTGAGGAGGAAGAGGACGACTTCAAGGATGAGCGCCGAGGAGAAAGGTGTCGCGGATGAACAACGGTGGAAGGAGGATGATGAACTACGGACAGCGTGCGTCTCTAGGTTTATGATGTGCGGTGAATGTGACTGTTCTACTTCCTTCAAGATTTTGTATGGTATTAGTTAATAATTAGATGGTTTAaggttattttaaaatattaatgttagaaacaagagactaaactttgtgtattattgagtgtattcaagttgtaaATTCAAGTTGTCTAGattgatacaatataaaagaatatttatagatactaagagaatcgtaataataaagacataatctcctataataaatattcagatatactaaataatactaattgatcttaattgatcctaattatattcttcctaattatattctaacatcccccctcaaactcaagtgacaacttgagtttgagacttatttaaaacaaccaaataaagagaagaaagaaaaaaatgcataaactctCTAAAATGGGTTCAGACAAAACTGGCAGAAgaaagcgcagatggaactgccgcttgtctgaagaaagcgcagacggaactgtgtCGCTTGTCTGAAGAAAATGCAGACGAAATTGTCACTTGTCTGAAGGAAGTACAGATGGAACTGTCGAAAAAATGCAGACAAAACTGCCACAAGAGAACACAGACGGAACTGTCACGAGAAAAACGCAGATAGAACTATTGAAAGAGAGCGAAAACTATACGATTTCTTTATAAGAATAGGTAAGCAGCGGATGAATTCGGCTCGAAAAAAAATAGGCTAATCGGTGAGGTAAAAAAGTATCAAATGAGTGACATAAGAAAAAAAGAATGgcataaaaaaatgcaaaaactatgGTGATTTTATCGCAAGGAAAACAACCTATCAttttcaaggaggataccatggttCTGAtatcatgttagaaacaagaggcTAAACTGaaaaaaggatttgtgtattattgagtgtattcaagttgtcaaTTCAAGTTGTCTAGattgatacaatataaaaggatatttataggcactaagagaatcgtaatactaaagacgtaatctcctatactaaatattcagatatactaaataatactaattgatcttaataattgatcctaattatattcttcctaattatattctaacaattaAAAtcgaaattttgtattttaattaatttgatttttggatgtgtatttaaattgtaatatattaataattaaatatattaaatttgaaacagaaatttaaaatttaaattttagatttcatttttatttagtttgtattttggatgtgtatttaattttaaaaatataataaatctattcataatttttagatgtatttatttattttattaaattattataataaaaagttgAATATTGTACAATTTTTAAAGGATACATAGTTGAATTGATTTTATATCTATTCTGATATGAAGAACACAGaaatactaacaaaaaatataacttattttttatttatttttattaattttttataattataatttttattattatatttttttcaaattttttgaacgaaaaaattaagaataattagatttcaataatttattctattttatcataaaacaaaatataagaacattaAATTTTGTGTCTAtatcttttatatctatttttatgaTCTTCTCTTATCTCTTTTCAGAAACAAATCTAGTAATTATCTAATAAGTTATacccaaaaaatgaaaaaacgaaataaaagaaaaagagaagttaACAGATAAGTTTTTGTTCATTCTATCGCGTAAAATAGAATTTTCGAATCTTTCTAGCTCTACCAAAAGGCTTGAACAATACCCTAGCCAATTCTTCGCATATAAACACATAGAATAGTTTTCTTATTTGTCATCAACTAGAGATAAATGATTAAGAATTTCATTTAATAATGATAAAGATGAAAAAGGTTTTGAtggaataataaattaattaaattaataagagAAGTGATGCATGCGGCATTAATTAAGAAGTATGGTACGTTGAAGTGGCTAAGGTCTCTATATCTCTGACTGCACCTTACTTTCTGGTGAAGTTGCAGCACTCTTgctttgagagagagagagagagagagatagttaTTAAGTGGCCAATGGTGGTCCAATAATAATCAGGGAAAGGAAGACGGAAACATAGATTAAATAAAAGACCAATCAATCatatcattcaaaaaacaaatataaactaCTAGTAGCAGGGTAAAACCAAGAAACCATTATATTTACTGGTTCGTTGTAGATTTCTATGATGTTTGATATGAAGTTGGTGAAGATAGGTTGCAAGTTTGAATTTGGAAAGTAGGTTGATTTAACAAAGAAGCAATGCAATGCAAGACGACAACTTCAAAAACGTTGCATCGATCTGCCCTTCGTTGACTCATCATCTTCTTttcaaaatacatatatattattattcaaaattatataaCATATATGCGTGGTTCATATATATGATGTCACCACAAAACATGTGACACGTTATACGTACATATCACATATGATTAAAATCTGTTAGGCTTTATGcagcttcttttttctttttttttggtcaggTATCCAGGCCGTAAGAGGCCCAGAACCAAAAAAAGTTCCATGCCCAAACCCGGCTGAACTCCACAGTAGAACGCCTTTGCTTTGAGGGGGTGTTCTCCAAACTAAGAAATCAACCAATAGAAGCTGAGAGTGAGAGGAGTCGCTAACGCCTACGGCCGGTGAAGAGTTGAGAGGTTCTCTCCCCATTACCGACCAGAATAGCCCTGTCTTTTGCCGTAAGCCACGCCGAGTTGCGGTGTTAAACATGCCGCTAAGGCCCTTTAGATGGAATTCAAGTCAACAAGCTGAGATTTCTGATTCAAATGCTGGGGCAGATCTACTTGACATTATTCTCAAGCTGCAGCAACTTTCCGCTAGCAAATTCCAATCGCCTGAATGAATAGACACTGTGCTTGGCATCGAAGGTCTTCGTACTCGCCGGCAAGAACTTGATGTACCCCCCTCGGTGTAGCAGTATCCAGTCGCCCATCATTCAAGCTCTTCCTTGATGATGTAGCTTTCGACGGAGCCTTTTCTTCCGAAGCCGCAGCCGGGCCGTCTCCGTCAGCACCCTCCAGCGCTCAGCAGCTCAAGTAGCAACCTCCATAGGTTGCCGAAGCTGTAACCGCAGCTGACCCACATTCGGAACACCTAGCTTTGCGGCCGCATTACCTTGGGATGCATGCGGACCCACTGCCTCAGATCAGACACAATCTGGGATGGATTGTGACCCCTCTGGTAGAACAGGACACGAACCCTTCATGACTCTTCAATTTTATCGTTGAGAAGACTCCAATCTATTATCCAACAAGAGCAGCTACGGTCTTCGTTCGTTACAATGAAACTCACCCTTCCTTCCTTCGAAATGCTACGGATTTACCATGCCTTCCCTTACTCATCGGAACGGCGCCGTTCCCTCCCCTAGGGACACCAAAAAAACCCAaattcaaacaaggaaaataatgaAACAGCAAGCTTGCTATTCCACCATCTCCCCAGAATGAAGGTGCCAAAATCCATATCCAAATTACCCTCAAACTTTCAACCTGCAAGCGAAGTAAATTTCTTTCTGGTTTAATTAATTCACAGCCAGTCCAAAATAAATTACATGCTTATGATCTGTTTGCCATTTGCACTGACATGTAGTTCTCTTTTTTCCAAAATGTTCGTGATGGTTTGTGGCTTGCACCTGAGCCAATTCTGTTGAAGAGAACCGTCGACTGTCGGTTTGGCTACTTCATGCGCTAAGACATTTTCCTCTCTAAGAACCAGGTAAATCTACAATTTGAAATATTTTGTGCTAAATCTAAAATGTCATTCAAAATAACTTGAATTTCTGCAATTGATGTCTCTGATTTTAAAACTTGGATGAGAATCAAACTGTCAGATTCAAATATAATTCTTTCCAGTTAAaagttttttgttattattagtgCTTCCCGAACCGTTAAGGCTTCCGCAGTTAAAGGCGAGGTGGCCTCTATTTTAAAGTTTGAGACTGTGAGGAAATATAATGCACGAATGTTTTTTGTTTGGGCTGAATACTGTGTTGTTCGTTTTGGACAGAAAAGACAATAGTGAACTTAACGAGAAACACGTATTCTGACCCTCGAGATTTGGATCTGGATTTAAGGCCCAACTGTGAGTCCAAAAAGTGGCCTGGCTGGTCACTAGTGTTATGATTTTGTTGGTCCAAGCCTTGTTGGACTCTGGCGAAGGATATAGACTATAGATCAGAGTACAGTTTAGTCCAAAGTGCTTTAATTTTAGATGGaacaatttcatcaaatttttattctttaaaattttaagaattaatcgCATAAGATAGATGAATTCTTTTACTgttttcaatcaaatttttaatatacatattagacaaataattcttaaaaaaatatttttagataaattagtgttccattttaaaaaataaaaaatcgatTTAAAATTATTTGGGAAATGAATTTGCATAGTTATTTGAAGTTATGAATGAATGAAATGTGTGAAAATGTGGAACTAGTGTGGGTGTATGGTGAGAAAGCAGTGTTCCATTGTGTTGGTCAAAGTCAAAGACTGAAACTATAAAGTATAAACCCACCCTGATTTATCATAACTCAATATTCTTCCCTTCCAGACACCATGGACAACCTCAACCTGGCATTAAGGTTAATATTGTCTTTCAACCTATTACTATTACTcccatgttgttgttgttgttgttcagtGGCTCCGCCACTTCCCATATTGCCCCTCCCAAACGCCTTCCAGATCCAATGGCAGCTGAGCCACATGTCCCTCTTCTTCCACTTTGGTCTCAACACCTTCACCGGACAAGAGTGGGGCTCCGGCCACGTCCACCCTTCCCTCTTcaaccccaccaacctcaacgCCACTCACTGGATACACCTCGCCAAACTCAACGGCTTCAACCGCGTCATCCTCACCGCCAAGCACCACGACGGTTTCTGCTTGTGGCCTTCCCAATACACTAACTACTCTGTTCGCTCCTCTCCCTGGAAGGCCGGCACCGGGGACGTCCTCGCTGACCTCTCCGCCGCCGCCAAACTTGCCGGCGTTGACCTCGGCATCTACCTCTCCCCCTGGGATCGACACGAGCACTGTTACGGTGACACCTTGCTCTACAATCAGTTCTACTTGGCCCAGATGACTGAGCTACTCACTAGGTATAATACATAATATTTGGGTTTTCGAATTCGAATTTGGTATTACAATTGATTAGTTAGTTATGTTAGTTGTATGTAGTTGTTACTTGTTAGATTCATAATAGGGTTACATTGTGTTAATCATAATATGCATTTCATGATGGGAGGTATGGAGAGATAAAAGACGTATTTTTGGATGGTGCAAAAGGAGAAGGGGAGAAGGACATGGAGTATTTC
This region of Arachis hypogaea cultivar Tifrunner chromosome 8, arahy.Tifrunner.gnm2.J5K5, whole genome shotgun sequence genomic DNA includes:
- the LOC112706827 gene encoding probable sugar phosphate/phosphate translocator At1g06470 isoform X2, with amino-acid sequence MEAPPPIPLILSEQKMLPFNDSSVGGWNLPFTVVPTAIGTAMDVNLSNASLVFISVTFATMCKSAAPIFLLLFAFAFRLETPSFKLSGIIMVISIGILLTEFCGEEYDSIL